A stretch of the Candidatus Buchananbacteria bacterium genome encodes the following:
- a CDS encoding GIY-YIG nuclease family protein, which yields MFYVYILKSLKDCQLYIGYTKNLQRRFNEHNNGKSLATKNRIPLTLVYYEAYLAEIDAKNREKFFKTGWGRNYIKRNLKKSLLI from the coding sequence ATGTTTTATGTCTATATTCTAAAAAGTTTGAAAGATTGCCAATTATATATCGGGTATACAAAAAATTTACAAAGACGTTTTAATGAACATAATAATGGTAAATCTCTTGCAACTAAAAATCGTATACCTCTAACGTTGGTTTATTATGAGGCATATTTAGCTGAAATTGATGCAAAAAATAGGGAAAAGTTTTTTAAAACAGGTTGGGGCAGAAATTATATTAAACGAAATCTTAAAAAAAGTTTATTAATCTAA
- the argE gene encoding acetylornithine deacetylase, whose product MELMMEIFRRLVGFNTVSANSNRAAADFLCEVLRESLKLSESAIYVTSQDSTEGQEKCNVVATIGAGDGGLMLAGHIDTVSAEPLARWDSNPFELTLKHDKYYGLGTCDMKFFLAAAIAAARNFSSSTLRRPLVLAFTHDEETSMAGAKRLRRDDVFKSVHYAVVGEPTKLVPVRMHKGWLGAEFTLHGKAGHASDPGCGTSAIELASELLSQLYRYRDELTDFRQPLLRPEYPTLNVGLIKGGEGVNRIPASCKLELEIRPIPGQDVQDLIGDLQRIADNMTNGNSHCLASLRVTSAPTQPMETSEQSRIVHVAQAVTGQSAIGVPFATEAAIYNAAGLETIVLGPGDIAQAHQPNEFIAAEYLDRTVTVLSTIIEELCVKGGD is encoded by the coding sequence ATGGAGCTGATGATGGAAATATTTCGGCGGCTTGTCGGTTTTAATACCGTCAGCGCCAATAGCAACCGAGCAGCAGCGGATTTTCTGTGTGAGGTTTTACGGGAATCGCTTAAACTCTCGGAGTCGGCGATTTACGTGACAAGCCAGGACTCAACCGAAGGCCAGGAGAAGTGTAACGTCGTTGCGACAATTGGTGCGGGTGACGGCGGCTTGATGCTTGCCGGTCATATCGACACGGTGTCGGCCGAACCGTTGGCGCGATGGGACTCTAACCCCTTTGAGCTGACATTGAAACACGACAAGTACTATGGTCTTGGAACCTGTGACATGAAGTTTTTTCTGGCAGCAGCAATCGCGGCCGCCAGAAATTTTTCGTCTTCAACTTTGCGCCGGCCGCTAGTGCTGGCGTTTACGCACGACGAAGAAACGAGCATGGCGGGCGCCAAACGCTTGCGACGAGATGACGTGTTTAAGTCAGTTCACTACGCAGTAGTTGGCGAACCGACCAAACTAGTTCCGGTGCGGATGCATAAAGGTTGGCTGGGAGCGGAATTCACGCTTCATGGCAAAGCCGGTCACGCCAGTGATCCGGGTTGCGGCACTAGCGCCATTGAGCTGGCGAGCGAACTACTTAGTCAGCTGTATCGCTATCGCGATGAGCTGACTGACTTTCGGCAACCGCTGTTGCGACCGGAATACCCGACGTTGAACGTCGGCCTGATCAAGGGCGGCGAAGGCGTTAACCGAATTCCGGCGTCGTGCAAACTGGAACTGGAAATCAGGCCGATTCCCGGACAAGACGTCCAGGATTTAATCGGCGATTTGCAAAGGATTGCCGACAACATGACCAATGGCAATAGTCATTGCTTGGCTAGCTTACGGGTTACGTCAGCGCCCACACAACCGATGGAAACTTCTGAGCAGTCCCGCATTGTTCACGTCGCTCAGGCCGTTACCGGTCAGTCGGCGATTGGCGTGCCGTTTGCGACGGAAGCGGCCATCTACAATGCTGCTGGACTAGAGACAATAGTACTTGGTCCCGGCGATATTGCTCAGGCTCATCAACCTAACGAGTTTATCGCCGCTGAGTATTTGGACCGAACGGTTACGGTTCTCTCGACGATCATCGAGGAACTGTGCGTGAAAGGAGGCGATTAG
- the argS gene encoding arginine--tRNA ligase — protein MKAMSWSMIEVLETRDDLIKLIVEVIGKLFGQEIKPDSLEFSEPPNPELGDLTLPCFFLAKIAKTSPAKIAVSLAEALRPQLPADFTEVKNTGPYLNFTVRRGRSIQRVCDLVLQEVDRFGTVTDGVGQTMMIEYSGPNSNKALHLGHLRNNQLGISLLNIMAAAGYRVIPVNIINDRGIAICKSMVAYQLWYQPQTPQSVGKKGDHFVGECYARFQEELDNEYAAWLAECKALTLQEVEALAETDQDTLRAEFDQQSKLLKQANQMLIEWEAGNHQVRQLWTTMNSWVYDGFSQTYLRQGVHFDKVYLESDTYDQGRAIALQHEAAGTLAQAGLMFRDERNNLVFDLERFGLTQPGKPKVLIRGDGTTIYITQDIGTAVQRFEEFAPLNQLVYVVAREQELHFKQLFKMLELFGYPWAAQLFHRSYGMVRLTDGKMSSRRLKEGGVFLADDLMDHLHDLARQEILKRYGDTGDEYDADDLERRAEQIGLAALKYFLLRTSAEKDMIFEPAESLAFEGNTGPYLLYAYARIKSILRRAEVISETADLTVLNETVEIMLAKKLAQLPSVVSQAAREFNPTPVASWCYEVAKAFSQFYNHCQIIGSGDTLEPARLRLAFATAVALGNGLKLLGIEPLERM, from the coding sequence ATGAAAGCCATGAGTTGGAGTATGATCGAGGTACTCGAAACCCGTGACGATCTCATCAAGCTGATCGTCGAAGTGATTGGTAAGCTGTTTGGCCAGGAAATCAAGCCCGACAGCCTGGAATTCTCCGAGCCGCCAAACCCGGAGTTAGGCGACCTGACCCTGCCCTGCTTTTTTCTGGCGAAAATCGCCAAAACCAGCCCGGCAAAAATCGCCGTGTCGTTAGCTGAAGCGCTTCGGCCTCAACTGCCCGCGGATTTCACCGAGGTGAAAAACACTGGGCCCTACCTGAATTTTACTGTGCGACGAGGTCGCAGCATCCAACGAGTCTGCGATCTTGTGCTCCAGGAAGTTGACCGATTTGGCACCGTCACTGACGGCGTTGGCCAAACAATGATGATTGAATACAGCGGCCCGAATTCCAACAAGGCCCTGCATCTTGGTCATCTGCGCAACAACCAGCTTGGCATCAGCCTGCTTAACATCATGGCTGCTGCCGGTTACCGGGTAATTCCGGTGAACATCATCAACGACCGTGGAATTGCTATCTGCAAATCCATGGTCGCCTACCAGCTATGGTACCAGCCGCAGACGCCGCAAAGCGTCGGCAAAAAAGGCGATCACTTTGTCGGCGAATGTTACGCTAGGTTCCAGGAAGAGCTCGACAACGAGTACGCTGCCTGGCTTGCCGAGTGTAAAGCGCTGACCCTGCAAGAGGTCGAAGCCCTGGCCGAAACTGATCAAGACACCTTGCGCGCCGAATTTGACCAGCAGTCGAAGTTGCTCAAGCAGGCAAACCAGATGCTGATTGAATGGGAAGCCGGCAATCATCAGGTACGCCAACTCTGGACAACGATGAACAGTTGGGTCTATGACGGATTCAGCCAAACCTACCTCCGCCAAGGCGTGCACTTCGACAAGGTCTATCTGGAAAGCGACACCTACGACCAAGGTCGCGCCATTGCCCTGCAGCACGAAGCTGCCGGCACCTTGGCCCAAGCTGGCCTGATGTTTCGCGATGAGCGCAACAATCTGGTCTTTGACCTTGAACGTTTCGGCCTGACGCAACCAGGCAAACCCAAAGTGCTGATCCGCGGCGACGGGACAACCATTTACATCACCCAAGACATCGGCACCGCCGTTCAACGCTTTGAGGAGTTCGCGCCGCTAAACCAGCTAGTCTACGTCGTCGCCCGGGAACAGGAACTGCACTTCAAGCAACTGTTCAAGATGCTTGAGCTGTTTGGTTACCCGTGGGCCGCACAGCTGTTTCATCGCAGCTACGGCATGGTTCGACTGACCGACGGCAAAATGAGCTCCCGGCGTTTGAAGGAAGGCGGCGTTTTTCTCGCCGACGACCTGATGGATCATCTTCACGATTTGGCCCGCCAGGAAATCCTGAAACGTTATGGTGACACTGGCGACGAATATGACGCCGACGATCTCGAGCGCCGCGCCGAACAAATCGGTTTAGCCGCGCTCAAGTATTTTCTTCTGCGCACCAGTGCAGAAAAAGACATGATCTTCGAGCCGGCCGAATCGCTCGCGTTTGAAGGCAATACCGGGCCGTACCTGTTGTACGCCTATGCCCGAATCAAAAGCATTCTGCGCCGCGCCGAAGTTATCAGCGAAACCGCTGACCTGACTGTCTTGAACGAGACGGTTGAAATCATGTTGGCCAAAAAGCTAGCGCAACTGCCCTCGGTAGTCAGCCAAGCCGCGCGGGAATTCAATCCCACGCCGGTAGCAAGCTGGTGCTACGAAGTTGCCAAGGCTTTCAGCCAATTCTATAACCACTGCCAAATCATCGGCAGCGGTGACACCCTCGAACCGGCTCGTCTTCGCCTGGCTTTCGCCACGGCCGTTGCCTTGGGCAATGGCCTGAAGCTGCTTGGCATTGAACCGCTGGAGCGAATGTAG
- the argA gene encoding amino-acid N-acetyltransferase produces the protein MENPLVLREVLRYIPMYRGTVFVVKVSGRLIADTQAFANIIVDAALLAALGIRPVLVYGANSQIESAVAATGGKIKLHQGYMVIEPAHASAVRQACALTTLEVTESLTRVSQSRAPLRVLSGNFITARRKGVIDGFDFQLIGELETLDVAGLTDLIQSGVMPIISSLATSKSGEMLYVFPDELAAEVAIRLGAKKLVYLMEGNGIFARQELIRQLTPHEAGELVNTGLVRGTTLIKLKQAIRACEQGVPRVHLINGHRDGSLLVEMFSRDGSGTMVYNDVYADIRQATLSDIQRIMEMAAEPVSQGRLIHRTVEQVQAVIEQFYVYEKDGQVIGCCQLVPWPEHRSAEIAHLVVDPQYRHHHIAILLVEYLEREAVKSGRIGMVFALTTRSESWFINRGYQLGNPDLLPPAKRQTYDKTRNSKVLVKHLEQVAFSG, from the coding sequence ATGGAGAATCCGCTGGTCTTGCGCGAGGTCTTACGGTACATTCCGATGTATCGGGGGACTGTCTTTGTCGTTAAGGTAAGCGGCCGGCTGATCGCCGACACGCAAGCCTTTGCTAACATCATTGTTGACGCTGCTTTGCTGGCGGCGTTGGGCATCAGACCGGTGCTGGTTTACGGAGCAAACAGCCAGATTGAGTCGGCGGTTGCGGCAACCGGCGGCAAGATCAAGCTTCATCAGGGGTATATGGTGATTGAGCCGGCGCACGCTTCAGCAGTGCGACAGGCGTGCGCTCTGACAACGCTGGAAGTCACCGAAAGTCTGACGCGTGTCAGTCAGAGTCGCGCACCTTTGCGGGTGTTGAGCGGCAATTTTATCACGGCGCGCCGCAAAGGTGTGATTGACGGTTTTGACTTTCAGTTGATCGGCGAACTTGAAACACTTGACGTCGCCGGTTTAACCGACCTGATTCAGTCGGGAGTCATGCCGATTATCTCTTCGTTAGCAACCAGTAAGTCCGGCGAAATGTTGTATGTGTTTCCCGATGAATTGGCTGCTGAAGTGGCGATTCGCCTTGGCGCAAAGAAACTGGTTTACCTGATGGAAGGTAACGGCATTTTCGCCCGCCAGGAACTTATCCGGCAGTTAACACCGCACGAGGCCGGTGAATTGGTGAATACTGGGTTGGTTCGAGGCACTACTCTGATCAAGCTCAAGCAAGCGATCAGAGCCTGCGAACAGGGTGTGCCGCGCGTTCACCTTATTAACGGTCACCGTGACGGTTCGTTGTTAGTCGAGATGTTTTCGCGCGACGGATCCGGCACGATGGTCTATAACGACGTTTATGCCGACATCCGTCAGGCGACACTCAGCGACATCCAACGGATTATGGAGATGGCAGCCGAGCCAGTGAGTCAGGGTCGCCTGATCCACCGAACCGTTGAACAGGTGCAGGCGGTGATTGAACAATTTTACGTGTACGAAAAAGACGGCCAGGTCATCGGCTGCTGTCAGCTGGTACCTTGGCCGGAACATCGTTCGGCGGAAATTGCTCACTTGGTGGTTGATCCGCAATATCGTCATCACCACATTGCCATTTTGTTGGTGGAGTATCTGGAGCGTGAGGCGGTTAAGTCCGGTCGGATCGGAATGGTGTTTGCGCTAACTACAAGATCGGAAAGTTGGTTCATTAATCGAGGTTACCAGTTGGGCAATCCCGACTTGTTGCCGCCGGCTAAGCGGCAAACCTACGATAAAACAAGAAACTCCAAAGTGCTGGTTAAGCATTTGGAGCAAGTGGCGTTTTCCGGGTAA
- a CDS encoding GreA/GreB family elongation factor produces MIKKGDKIKVGDTVLVVLNGEVKRLEIVELPQGDPKKGVISYLSPIAKAILGHSYPDRVTVKLPNGNTLECELLEAVTY; encoded by the coding sequence ATGATCAAGAAAGGTGATAAAATTAAAGTGGGCGATACGGTGCTAGTGGTATTAAATGGTGAAGTGAAGCGCCTTGAAATTGTTGAGCTGCCGCAAGGTGATCCGAAAAAAGGCGTAATTTCCTATTTGTCGCCGATTGCCAAGGCAATTTTAGGGCATAGTTATCCCGATCGGGTGACAGTAAAACTACCCAATGGTAATACTTTGGAGTGTGAGTTACTCGAGGCAGTGACTTACTAG
- a CDS encoding asparaginase, whose amino-acid sequence MIKTRKKIYLLVASDLPILQKRDWLTSMPELGIIADVEPVVVFNEPSSDITPSIWLKLSDEIAQRFSQADGFVILHDIDNILYTASALSFLLQNLTKPIIITGPYQKRLDGKNPEIRANIINACQAANYSFGEVALMFGNRLLRANQSFLTTEESLNVFNAPPSGILGRIDFSIRIFEKNILTAKTKLQVSKNLNSNIEIININPVLDLKSLNKRLADRDGVVINAGNNQSLPRNLIFLLDKVISDKPVVIWTKQSNQPMIISNNLILVNNMGWESTVLKLMWSLTQADKPKKIKELMFKDLAGETL is encoded by the coding sequence ATGATAAAAACTCGTAAAAAAATTTATTTATTAGTGGCAAGCGATCTGCCAATTTTGCAAAAGCGTGACTGGCTTACGTCAATGCCTGAGCTTGGCATTATTGCCGATGTTGAACCAGTGGTTGTTTTTAACGAACCTTCTTCGGATATTACACCTTCAATTTGGTTAAAGCTGTCCGACGAAATTGCTCAACGGTTCAGCCAGGCCGATGGTTTTGTGATTTTACATGATATTGATAACATTTTGTATACGGCGTCAGCTTTATCTTTCTTGCTGCAAAATCTCACTAAGCCGATTATTATCACGGGACCCTATCAGAAAAGATTAGATGGTAAAAACCCGGAAATCAGAGCTAATATCATTAACGCCTGCCAGGCCGCCAATTATAGTTTTGGTGAAGTGGCGCTGATGTTTGGTAACCGGTTACTGCGAGCAAATCAGTCATTTTTAACGACAGAAGAGTCACTAAATGTTTTTAATGCACCTCCAAGCGGAATTTTGGGGCGCATTGATTTTAGCATTAGAATTTTTGAAAAAAATATTTTAACCGCTAAAACCAAATTGCAAGTATCTAAAAATTTAAATAGCAATATTGAGATTATCAACATTAATCCGGTTTTAGATTTAAAAAGTTTGAATAAGCGCCTAGCCGATCGGGATGGCGTTGTCATTAACGCGGGCAACAATCAAAGCTTGCCCCGCAATTTAATTTTCCTTCTTGATAAAGTCATTTCTGACAAGCCGGTAGTGATTTGGACCAAACAATCAAATCAGCCGATGATTATTTCAAACAATCTGATTTTAGTTAATAATATGGGCTGGGAATCAACCGTATTAAAGTTAATGTGGTCGTTAACCCAGGCCGATAAGCCAAAGAAAATCAAAGAACTAATGTTTAAAGATTTGGCGGGAGAAACGCTGTAA
- a CDS encoding pyridoxal-phosphate dependent enzyme, with amino-acid sequence MKCYWRCVTCGATTDNLDNRPCPHNSYYDYFEAVFDYNTITEFPVKNQIGLAKYLPLLPIDEIKISLGEGSAPLIRLHNYSNQLGLTDREIYVKNEAQNPTGCFKDLESMVVINKALEDGHQKLLIVSSGNAASSAAAYANKAGLSCVCVILKKTHQIKKEALSTFGGELQEFSGTYEEAYRHFSDQPLPDHWNITSGKNPLRVEGDKIIAFEIWEQLGVPDQIIAPVGNGSLIAGIWKGFVELQTIGKIKTLPRLIGVQVKDAAPLKSALATNQDFVILPDVHDSIAEGIVATESYCSPKAVRAIKESGGEVIEVTDPEIKQALSDIMKTESLEPEPTSAAVYAALSKVKTEAGQKVVCIQTGNGQRNIAYLAKLLKR; translated from the coding sequence ATGAAATGTTACTGGCGTTGCGTTACTTGTGGCGCAACCACCGACAACCTGGATAACCGACCGTGTCCTCATAATTCCTATTACGATTATTTTGAGGCCGTTTTTGATTACAACACCATCACCGAATTTCCGGTTAAAAATCAAATCGGGCTCGCGAAATATCTGCCGCTGTTGCCGATTGATGAAATAAAAATTTCACTCGGCGAAGGCAGTGCACCACTGATCCGGCTGCATAATTACTCAAATCAGCTCGGCCTGACTGACCGGGAAATCTACGTTAAAAATGAAGCTCAAAATCCAACCGGCTGTTTTAAAGATTTGGAGAGCATGGTGGTTATTAATAAAGCGCTGGAAGACGGCCACCAAAAATTGTTAATTGTTTCTTCCGGCAACGCCGCCTCTTCAGCCGCCGCTTACGCCAATAAAGCCGGACTGTCATGTGTCTGCGTCATTTTAAAAAAAACCCATCAAATTAAAAAAGAAGCACTCAGCACTTTTGGCGGTGAGTTGCAGGAATTTTCCGGCACCTACGAAGAGGCTTACCGACATTTTTCTGACCAGCCCTTGCCAGATCATTGGAATATTACCTCCGGCAAAAATCCGCTGCGGGTAGAGGGTGATAAAATTATCGCTTTTGAAATCTGGGAACAACTGGGTGTTCCTGATCAAATTATTGCTCCAGTCGGTAATGGCAGTTTGATAGCCGGCATTTGGAAAGGCTTTGTTGAGTTACAAACAATCGGCAAAATCAAAACCCTGCCGCGCTTAATCGGCGTTCAGGTAAAAGATGCCGCGCCCCTGAAGTCAGCCCTGGCTACCAATCAGGATTTTGTTATCTTGCCTGATGTTCATGATTCAATTGCTGAAGGCATTGTCGCCACCGAATCATACTGTTCACCTAAAGCAGTGCGGGCAATTAAAGAGAGCGGCGGCGAAGTAATTGAAGTCACCGATCCCGAAATCAAACAAGCACTAAGCGACATCATGAAAACTGAAAGCCTAGAACCAGAGCCAACCTCGGCGGCGGTTTACGCGGCGCTATCAAAAGTAAAAACTGAAGCAGGGCAAAAAGTTGTCTGCATTCAAACCGGCAACGGCCAGCGCAACATTGCTTATCTCGCCAAATTACTTAAACGTTAA